The Thermoflavifilum sp. genome contains a region encoding:
- a CDS encoding flagellar motor protein MotB — MQRSSFFLMGCLAALFLAGCVSQKKYVDARLHVASLLQDSLTLTRNLQICNDTVAGLRSRNAALNDQLNRYIQAAATELSSKQKELLSSQQLIEAQQQRLTEQERQLRHLQEILHQQHALMDSLRGAIARALIGFSPDELSVQMKNGKVYVSLQEKLLFKSGSAVVEPKGVQALSKLAQVLNQNPDLDIEIEGHTDSIPIHGRYPDNWALSLARAASVTRILINDYHVSPLHITAAGRSWYDPVASNSTPEGRALNRRTDIIITPRLDVLYRLIEQNGALPPENTDAANSSSSP, encoded by the coding sequence ATGCAACGTTCTTCTTTTTTTCTGATGGGTTGTCTTGCGGCTCTGTTCCTTGCCGGCTGCGTCTCGCAGAAAAAATATGTGGATGCCCGCCTGCATGTGGCCAGCCTGTTGCAGGACAGCCTTACACTCACCCGCAACCTGCAGATCTGCAACGATACGGTTGCCGGGCTCCGAAGCCGTAATGCAGCATTAAACGACCAGCTTAACCGCTACATCCAGGCGGCTGCCACCGAGCTGTCTTCCAAGCAAAAAGAACTGCTTTCTTCACAACAACTCATCGAGGCGCAGCAACAACGCCTTACCGAACAGGAACGCCAGCTTCGTCACCTGCAGGAAATCCTTCATCAACAACATGCACTGATGGATAGCCTCCGCGGAGCCATCGCCCGGGCATTGATCGGGTTCAGTCCCGACGAGCTAAGCGTGCAGATGAAAAACGGCAAAGTGTATGTCTCCCTGCAGGAAAAACTCTTATTCAAATCGGGCAGCGCCGTTGTAGAGCCTAAGGGCGTACAGGCCTTATCCAAACTGGCTCAGGTGCTGAATCAGAACCCCGATCTGGATATTGAAATCGAAGGACATACCGACTCGATACCGATTCACGGGCGTTATCCTGATAACTGGGCTTTGAGCCTGGCTCGCGCCGCCTCGGTGACCCGCATCCTGATCAACGACTACCATGTGAGTCCCCTGCATATCACCGCCGCGGGCAGAAGCTGGTACGATCCTGTAGCTTCCAACAGCACACCCGAAGGGCGGGCATTGAATCGACGCACCGATATCATCATTACGCCCCGACTCGATGTGCTGTATCGGCTCATCGAGCAAAATGGAGCGTTACCTCCTGAAAACACCGATGCTGCCAACTCATCATCTTCCCCATGA
- a CDS encoding glycerate kinase, whose product MKWLLAFNSFKNSLSAVDAVKAFARGLHKGGVKEDDIVLFPIADGGDDTARCLQFHLGGRLIRVPCHDPLQRPISASFLWMAHRRTAVVEMSAASGLRLLKPAERNPLHTDTFGTGELLLAALRRQPDELLIGVGGSATIDGGAGLLRALGARLLDRQGRELTDFPFQLNRLHRIDDTRLQPLRRSTRWKVLCDVDIPLLGSHGTVRRYGAQKGASPRMIGPLEAALAQLAEVSLQQTGIALHRLPRAGAAGGVAGTLHAWLNAELLPGAQSFLEYTDFSHALSSAAIVVTGEGRIDNQTLDGKAPLIVARQAHDRKIPVIALAGDIPAQISPALQQPFDALFSILNGPGELSQHIALTRQHLMRTGSQLARLILHLFPDLPGEKDLVP is encoded by the coding sequence ATGAAATGGTTACTGGCCTTCAACAGTTTCAAAAACAGCCTGTCGGCCGTCGATGCTGTTAAAGCCTTTGCCAGAGGTTTGCATAAAGGTGGAGTAAAAGAAGATGATATCGTTCTTTTCCCGATCGCCGATGGGGGCGACGATACCGCCCGTTGTCTGCAATTCCATCTGGGCGGCAGGTTGATCCGCGTACCCTGCCACGATCCTCTGCAACGGCCTATCAGCGCCTCTTTTCTGTGGATGGCTCATCGCCGCACTGCCGTGGTGGAAATGTCGGCCGCTTCGGGCTTGCGTTTGTTGAAGCCGGCCGAACGCAATCCCCTCCACACCGATACCTTCGGCACGGGCGAACTTCTCCTGGCCGCTCTTCGACGCCAGCCCGACGAGCTGTTGATCGGGGTGGGAGGGAGCGCCACCATCGATGGGGGTGCCGGTTTACTCCGGGCCCTGGGGGCTCGTTTGCTCGATCGCCAGGGACGCGAGCTCACCGACTTCCCCTTTCAGCTCAACCGGCTTCACCGCATCGATGACACCCGGCTGCAGCCTCTCCGCCGTAGCACCCGCTGGAAAGTGCTCTGCGACGTGGATATTCCCCTGTTAGGGAGCCACGGCACCGTCAGGCGCTACGGCGCCCAGAAAGGAGCCAGTCCCCGCATGATAGGCCCACTGGAAGCGGCTTTAGCACAACTGGCCGAGGTAAGCTTGCAGCAAACAGGCATTGCCCTGCACCGCCTGCCGCGCGCTGGTGCTGCAGGCGGCGTGGCCGGCACCCTCCATGCCTGGCTGAACGCCGAATTGCTGCCCGGAGCACAGAGCTTCCTGGAATATACCGACTTCTCGCACGCGCTCAGCTCCGCAGCTATCGTAGTCACCGGCGAAGGCCGGATCGACAACCAGACTTTAGACGGCAAAGCACCCCTCATCGTCGCCCGTCAAGCACATGACAGAAAAATACCCGTCATCGCACTTGCCGGCGATATTCCAGCACAAATCTCTCCTGCACTACAACAACCTTTCGACGCCCTCTTTTCCATCCTCAACGGCCCGGGCGAGCTAAGCCAGCATATCGCCCTCACCCGTCAACACCTGATGCGCACCGGCTCCCAGCTGGCCCGCCTTATCCTGCACCTATTCCCCGACCTACCTGGTGAAAAAGATTTGGTGCCTTAG
- a CDS encoding DUF3307 domain-containing protein, whose amino-acid sequence MLFVRLLIAHCMGDFFLQPGSWVQAREEKGWRATALYLHLGTHIVLLWLLSGQWAFGYWALALGVVHGGIDMGKTALRKRLPASTLFLLDQALHLLSLWIAARWYAHEMVFVPGWITPAVTIWIAALLLLTLPASVAIRMSIARWTPQIRDRASLLHAGQWIGILERLLIFVFIMIGQWQGVGFLFAAKSIFRFGDLKDTHDRQLTEYVMLGTLLSFFWAIATALLTRWALQSYQTGN is encoded by the coding sequence ATGTTGTTCGTACGCTTACTGATAGCGCATTGCATGGGCGATTTCTTTTTACAGCCCGGCAGCTGGGTGCAGGCCCGGGAAGAAAAAGGATGGCGCGCTACAGCGCTATATCTTCACCTGGGGACACACATCGTACTGCTGTGGCTATTGAGCGGACAATGGGCTTTTGGTTACTGGGCCCTGGCGCTGGGCGTAGTACACGGCGGTATAGATATGGGAAAAACAGCACTCAGGAAACGACTGCCTGCCAGCACCTTATTCCTGCTCGACCAGGCCCTGCACCTGCTCAGCTTATGGATAGCCGCTCGATGGTATGCGCATGAGATGGTATTTGTGCCCGGCTGGATAACGCCTGCGGTCACCATCTGGATAGCTGCCTTGCTGCTGCTCACCCTTCCGGCGTCAGTAGCCATACGTATGAGCATCGCCCGCTGGACACCGCAGATTCGCGACAGGGCATCGCTGCTGCATGCCGGGCAATGGATAGGCATCCTCGAGCGTTTGCTGATCTTTGTCTTCATCATGATCGGCCAGTGGCAGGGGGTTGGATTTTTATTCGCCGCAAAATCTATTTTCCGGTTCGGCGATCTGAAAGATACCCACGATAGGCAGCTCACTGAATACGTGATGTTGGGCACGCTGCTGAGCTTCTTCTGGGCCATAGCCACCGCACTCCTTACCCGGTGGGCCCTGCAATCCTATCAGACTGGAAATTAA
- a CDS encoding NAD(P)-dependent oxidoreductase, whose translation MADKRIGFIGAGNLAQPLITHLLEAGYELFLYNRTSSRLSPFADKAQICASPAELGKQVNIVFSLVADDAALQNITEGLQGVLSGLQPGGIHVSMSTVSPACIARLHQAHQQKGCILLSAPIMGRPEAARNRAIHICVAGDETAKQQVEPIFRDMGARQIFDYGADPTHASVAKLGINFLLASAIEAMAEAFRLVESNGISTETFYRMITSTLFSCPAYQGYGRLILDQGYEPAQFSLRLGLKDIRLVQEAAASQQVPVPLAEIIAQHLKQALEKGWGEKDWSAFTALVMGKA comes from the coding sequence ATGGCTGACAAGCGCATAGGATTTATAGGAGCCGGAAACCTGGCACAGCCGCTGATCACCCATTTGCTGGAAGCAGGATACGAATTGTTTCTGTACAACCGCACCAGCTCGCGTTTATCTCCCTTTGCCGATAAGGCACAGATATGCGCCTCGCCGGCCGAGCTGGGTAAACAGGTAAACATCGTTTTTTCACTGGTAGCCGACGATGCCGCCCTACAAAACATTACCGAAGGGCTGCAAGGCGTGCTTTCGGGTCTACAACCCGGCGGCATACATGTTTCAATGAGCACCGTATCTCCCGCATGCATTGCACGACTGCATCAGGCACATCAACAGAAGGGCTGTATCCTGTTGTCGGCACCCATCATGGGTCGACCCGAAGCCGCTCGAAATCGAGCGATCCATATCTGCGTGGCCGGCGATGAAACAGCGAAGCAACAGGTAGAGCCTATATTCCGGGATATGGGAGCCCGACAAATCTTTGATTATGGAGCCGACCCCACCCATGCCAGCGTGGCGAAACTGGGCATCAACTTTTTACTGGCTTCCGCTATCGAAGCCATGGCCGAAGCTTTTCGTCTGGTAGAAAGCAACGGCATATCTACCGAAACCTTTTATCGGATGATCACCAGCACCCTCTTCAGCTGTCCCGCCTACCAGGGCTACGGTCGGCTGATCCTGGATCAAGGATATGAACCGGCCCAGTTTTCCCTGCGCCTCGGACTCAAGGATATTCGTCTGGTACAGGAGGCGGCTGCAAGCCAGCAGGTGCCGGTGCCGCTGGCCGAAATCATCGCGCAACATCTCAAACAGGCACTGGAAAAGGGATGGGGAGAAAAAGACTGGAGTGCATTCACCGCCCTGGTGATGGGTAAAGCCTGA
- the rimO gene encoding 30S ribosomal protein S12 methylthiotransferase RimO has protein sequence MKTKSFRPNKVNIITLGCAKNLVDSEVLSAQLQANDIAVTHESRKSDHDVVVINTCGFIEKAKEESIQTILQQVERKKKGKVEKVIVTGCLSARYQQELEAEIPEVDAWFGSQAFREILQLMQADYKTELVGERLLSTPKHYAYLKISEGCNRTCAFCAIPLMRGKHVSKPMEEILQEARKLAERGVKELLLIAQELTYYGLDLYKKRSLPALLEQLATIPGIEWIRLHYAYPAQFPMDLLRVMEAHSNICKYLDMPLQHINDRILQAMHRQTDRAYIERLINNIREAIPDICLRTTFIVGFPGETPADVEELIAFMEKTRFDRVGVFTYSHEDHTQAYRLPDTVTQEEKERRAELIMECQREISYEKNLQRVGQVMKVIVDRREAGRYVGRTEFDSPEVDNEVIIHTDKRLRPGDMIQVRISEAYDYDLAGQPID, from the coding sequence TTGAAAACGAAATCATTCCGGCCTAACAAAGTGAATATCATTACGCTGGGTTGCGCCAAAAACCTGGTGGATAGTGAGGTGTTGAGTGCGCAGCTCCAGGCCAACGATATTGCCGTCACACATGAAAGCCGCAAGTCCGATCACGACGTGGTGGTGATCAACACCTGCGGATTTATCGAAAAAGCCAAGGAAGAGTCGATTCAAACCATCCTCCAGCAAGTCGAAAGAAAGAAAAAAGGTAAGGTGGAAAAGGTGATCGTGACAGGCTGCCTGAGTGCCCGCTATCAACAGGAATTAGAAGCCGAAATACCCGAAGTGGATGCCTGGTTCGGCTCACAGGCCTTCCGCGAAATCCTGCAGCTCATGCAGGCCGACTATAAAACCGAGCTGGTCGGCGAGCGTTTGCTATCCACACCTAAACACTATGCCTATCTCAAAATCAGCGAGGGTTGTAACCGCACCTGCGCCTTTTGTGCCATTCCCCTGATGCGCGGCAAGCATGTGTCGAAGCCCATGGAAGAAATCCTCCAGGAAGCACGCAAGCTGGCCGAAAGGGGAGTGAAAGAACTGCTGCTCATCGCCCAGGAGCTCACCTATTACGGACTGGACCTCTACAAAAAACGCAGCCTGCCCGCCCTGCTCGAGCAGCTCGCCACCATACCGGGAATCGAATGGATTCGCCTGCATTATGCTTATCCGGCTCAATTCCCGATGGATTTATTGCGGGTGATGGAGGCTCATTCCAACATCTGTAAATACCTCGACATGCCCCTGCAGCATATCAACGACCGTATCCTGCAGGCCATGCATCGCCAGACCGACCGGGCTTATATTGAACGTCTGATCAACAATATCCGCGAAGCAATCCCCGATATCTGCCTGCGTACTACTTTCATCGTGGGCTTTCCCGGTGAAACGCCCGCCGATGTGGAGGAGCTGATCGCTTTCATGGAAAAAACGCGTTTCGATCGGGTAGGGGTGTTTACCTATTCCCATGAAGATCATACGCAGGCGTATCGTTTGCCCGATACCGTAACTCAGGAAGAAAAAGAACGCCGGGCGGAACTCATCATGGAATGCCAGCGGGAAATTTCCTATGAAAAAAATCTGCAGCGCGTGGGGCAGGTGATGAAAGTAATCGTCGATCGGCGAGAAGCCGGACGTTATGTGGGCAGAACGGAATTCGACTCGCCGGAAGTGGATAATGAAGTCATCATCCACACCGATAAACGATTGCGCCCCGGCGATATGATACAGGTGCGCATCAGCGAGGCTTATGATTACGACTTAGCAGGCCAACCGATTGATTAA
- the bshC gene encoding bacillithiol biosynthesis cysteine-adding enzyme BshC encodes MDCQIQHVPYAATGYFSSLVIDYLHEKETLQPFYAYSPRQLDFTQIIQQRNQFPFYRALLVDELSKQYAIIDPHDRVKANIQSLKNPHTFTVCTAHQPNLFTGFLYVIYKIVHAIKLSETLNKQYPAYHFVPVYFMGSEDNDLDELGNVFIAGRHLRWDTRQQGAVGRMHADDALKNLIEQISQLLPATVHTRELMELFRKAYLEHANIQLATLYLLNALFGAYGLVIFIPDRRAFKEAMIPVFEEELLHQRTHAVVQQTIQQLSIHYPVQAHPREINLFYLNDQIRERIVKNGSQWKVLHTDLSWDEAGLKNWIKQYPEQISPNVMLRGLMQEKLLPNIAFIGGGGELAYWLELKDLFKHFGVHYPLLVLRSSWLWIPEKTYRTMQRLHIGCAEVFQHPDALIRRYVMQEAGSEISLQTHRTQIEQIYQQMLHRAETIDPTLAASVHAARVRTLHMIENLELKMLRAQKRKMQIQTSQIQRIHQQLFPQNQLQERIENLSDYYASYGKTFIETLHHHLDPLLHAFTVAVYA; translated from the coding sequence ATGGACTGTCAGATACAGCACGTTCCTTACGCAGCAACCGGCTATTTTTCTTCTCTTGTGATTGACTATTTACATGAAAAAGAAACGTTGCAACCTTTCTATGCTTATTCTCCCCGGCAACTCGATTTCACACAAATCATCCAGCAACGCAATCAATTTCCTTTTTATCGAGCATTACTGGTGGATGAATTATCGAAACAATATGCCATCATCGACCCGCACGATCGAGTGAAAGCAAATATTCAATCGCTGAAAAATCCCCATACATTCACCGTTTGCACGGCTCATCAGCCCAACCTGTTCACCGGCTTCCTGTATGTGATTTATAAAATTGTACACGCCATTAAATTATCCGAAACACTGAATAAACAATATCCCGCATATCATTTTGTGCCGGTCTATTTCATGGGCAGTGAAGACAATGACCTCGACGAACTGGGCAACGTGTTCATCGCCGGGCGACACCTGCGCTGGGATACCCGACAGCAGGGGGCTGTAGGAAGAATGCATGCCGACGATGCTTTGAAAAATCTCATCGAACAAATCAGCCAGCTGCTGCCGGCAACTGTGCATACACGTGAGCTGATGGAGCTGTTTCGCAAAGCTTATCTGGAACATGCAAACATTCAGCTGGCAACGTTATACCTGTTGAATGCATTGTTTGGTGCATACGGGCTGGTGATTTTCATTCCCGACCGTCGGGCATTTAAAGAAGCCATGATTCCGGTTTTCGAAGAAGAACTCTTGCATCAACGTACGCATGCCGTTGTCCAGCAAACGATACAACAGTTATCCATCCATTATCCTGTGCAGGCGCATCCACGAGAAATCAACCTGTTTTATTTAAATGATCAAATCCGGGAACGCATCGTAAAAAATGGATCGCAGTGGAAAGTATTGCATACGGATCTAAGCTGGGATGAAGCCGGATTAAAAAACTGGATAAAGCAATATCCCGAACAGATCAGTCCGAACGTGATGTTGCGCGGATTGATGCAGGAAAAACTTTTACCGAATATTGCCTTCATTGGCGGTGGCGGGGAGCTGGCTTACTGGCTGGAGTTGAAAGACCTGTTTAAACATTTTGGGGTGCACTATCCGCTACTGGTGCTGCGTTCTTCGTGGCTATGGATTCCGGAAAAAACTTACCGGACTATGCAGCGCTTGCATATCGGCTGTGCAGAAGTGTTCCAGCATCCGGATGCGCTTATCAGGCGATATGTGATGCAGGAAGCAGGCTCGGAAATCAGTTTGCAAACACATCGAACACAAATCGAACAGATTTATCAACAGATGCTTCATCGGGCAGAAACTATTGATCCCACGCTGGCTGCTTCCGTGCATGCCGCGCGTGTGCGTACCCTGCATATGATCGAGAACCTCGAATTGAAAATGCTACGCGCACAGAAAAGAAAAATGCAAATACAAACCTCGCAAATTCAACGCATCCATCAACAATTATTTCCACAAAACCAGTTGCAGGAACGGATCGAAAACCTGTCGGACTACTACGCGAGCTACGGGAAAACATTTATCGAAACCCTGCACCATCATCTGGATCCCTTGCTGCATGCATTTACCGTGGCGGTGTATGCTTGA
- a CDS encoding sugar-binding domain-containing protein, with translation MDHCLYPCHRRFAYHHCWKRFVAFLIGIALCNISSTAQVIPQQVELQPFHLLSSAVAGDDGHLLSDPAYLPQDYWFPAVVPGTVLTTLVKHHIYPDPHIGMNNMLIPDANDSFNLQYGLSKYSYLPHVSNPWKKPYWYRTVFDVPASRKGQQVQLIFKGINYRAAVWLNGHQIADTATMVGMFAEYAFDVTDHIRFGEKNALAVEIFPLDYPGMPSPPQLHALGDFYPNGGPTGDIGKNVTMLCSVGWDWIPEVHDRNMGIWQPVYLRFTGPMVIQQPQVITTLPDLPDTSTAHIALHLTLHNLQSRPVAGKLIATFSGEGFESTPITLTQAVHLRPQAQTSITLDATHDKQLIWKHPRLWWPNGYGMPNLYRLRLRLLTADGQVSDDTSFLFGVRAVSSRVTLVDGWPRRDFYVNGQRIAITGGAWVPDMMLQEDSLRFDRSLRLCRDAHLNLIRIWGGGVAPPDVFFDIADRYGLLVWQDFWITGDTQGEFKGSPDWPLQGDVFIRNVISTILRLRNHPSLLVWTGGNEGHARKDLYDAMRNAVAQLDGTRPFIPSSSGFARLPAGWPASWPDNQPAGVYSGGPYTWQKPAHYFELADRGRDWVFKDETGIPSQPPYAILPKIIPDLVPDTALPFPLNNTWGYHDACTGNGHYELYYQQMVARYGAPTSIRDFSRKMQLMNAEAYRAIFESVGHRLNDRGGVMLWKLNAAFPSVIWQIFDWYLEPNAGYYFIQSACAPLHIQFNTDDSTLTLINRTYHRQTVRASIMWLDSTGHPLLALHSPVLHLSPSSVTPITEFRSRLAGYRGISFLHLKLMDAEGTTIDANTYWLSSDDHFHGFSSLHPTTLQCRLVGHEQRQGRVFWKFKLENTGASLAFFIHLRLIDTRNGNDILPTYWTANDCSLAPGESRMLSVSTDRLALQDVPSLQLRVEAWNSAPQQIPVLR, from the coding sequence ATGGATCATTGTTTATATCCCTGCCATAGAAGATTCGCTTACCATCATTGCTGGAAACGATTTGTTGCGTTTTTGATAGGAATAGCTTTATGCAACATTTCTTCAACGGCACAGGTTATTCCACAACAAGTGGAGCTCCAACCATTTCATTTACTGTCTTCTGCTGTAGCTGGCGATGATGGACACTTGCTTTCAGACCCGGCTTACTTGCCTCAGGATTACTGGTTCCCGGCCGTTGTGCCAGGAACGGTGCTCACCACGCTCGTAAAGCATCATATTTACCCGGATCCGCACATAGGCATGAACAATATGCTGATTCCCGATGCCAATGATTCTTTCAACCTCCAGTATGGCTTATCGAAATACAGCTATCTTCCCCATGTTTCCAATCCCTGGAAAAAGCCCTACTGGTATCGAACCGTGTTTGACGTACCGGCGAGCCGGAAAGGGCAACAGGTACAGCTTATTTTCAAAGGCATCAACTACCGGGCGGCTGTCTGGCTGAACGGCCACCAGATTGCCGACACGGCTACCATGGTGGGCATGTTTGCCGAATATGCTTTCGATGTTACCGACCATATTCGTTTTGGTGAGAAAAATGCGCTGGCGGTGGAAATATTTCCTTTAGACTATCCGGGCATGCCCTCGCCGCCCCAGCTACACGCGCTGGGCGATTTTTATCCCAATGGAGGACCCACAGGCGATATCGGAAAAAATGTAACCATGCTGTGTTCGGTGGGGTGGGACTGGATACCGGAGGTGCATGACCGCAATATGGGCATCTGGCAGCCGGTTTATCTGCGGTTTACCGGCCCGATGGTCATTCAACAGCCGCAGGTCATCACCACGCTACCCGACCTGCCCGATACCTCCACGGCTCATATTGCCCTACACCTCACCCTCCACAACTTGCAGTCGCGCCCGGTAGCAGGTAAGCTGATTGCCACTTTCAGTGGAGAAGGATTTGAAAGTACACCCATCACCCTCACGCAGGCCGTTCACCTGCGTCCGCAAGCCCAGACATCCATTACACTGGATGCCACACATGACAAGCAGCTGATCTGGAAACATCCCCGGCTGTGGTGGCCCAATGGATATGGAATGCCCAACCTGTACCGCCTCAGGCTGCGCTTGCTTACAGCCGATGGGCAGGTTTCAGATGATACCTCGTTTTTATTTGGCGTACGCGCGGTGAGCTCACGGGTTACGCTGGTCGATGGCTGGCCGCGCAGAGATTTTTATGTAAACGGACAACGCATCGCCATCACGGGCGGGGCCTGGGTACCCGATATGATGTTGCAGGAAGACTCGCTGCGGTTCGATCGTTCGCTTCGTCTGTGCCGCGATGCCCATCTGAACCTGATCCGTATCTGGGGTGGGGGTGTGGCGCCACCGGATGTGTTTTTCGATATTGCCGATCGCTATGGCTTGCTGGTATGGCAGGACTTCTGGATCACCGGCGATACACAGGGTGAATTTAAGGGATCGCCCGACTGGCCTCTGCAGGGCGATGTGTTCATCCGAAATGTAATCAGCACCATCCTGCGCCTGCGTAATCATCCCAGCCTGCTGGTGTGGACTGGCGGCAATGAAGGCCATGCCCGAAAAGACCTCTATGATGCCATGCGCAATGCCGTAGCCCAACTCGACGGCACCCGCCCTTTCATTCCCAGCTCATCCGGCTTTGCCAGGCTGCCCGCCGGCTGGCCTGCATCCTGGCCCGACAATCAGCCGGCGGGTGTGTATAGCGGTGGACCGTACACCTGGCAGAAGCCGGCACATTATTTTGAACTGGCCGATCGGGGGCGCGACTGGGTGTTTAAAGACGAAACTGGCATCCCTTCCCAGCCGCCGTATGCCATCCTGCCGAAAATCATTCCCGACCTGGTGCCCGATACAGCCTTGCCCTTCCCGCTCAATAACACCTGGGGCTACCACGATGCCTGCACGGGCAACGGTCATTATGAATTATATTACCAGCAAATGGTAGCACGCTATGGGGCGCCTACCAGCATCCGCGATTTCAGTCGCAAGATGCAGCTCATGAATGCCGAAGCCTATCGGGCCATCTTTGAATCGGTAGGCCATCGGCTGAACGACCGGGGTGGCGTCATGCTGTGGAAGCTTAATGCCGCCTTTCCGAGTGTCATCTGGCAGATCTTCGACTGGTATCTGGAACCCAATGCAGGATATTATTTCATCCAATCGGCCTGTGCTCCTTTGCATATTCAGTTTAACACCGACGATTCCACCCTCACCCTCATCAATCGTACGTATCATCGCCAAACCGTGCGAGCCAGCATCATGTGGCTGGACAGCACCGGGCATCCCCTGCTCGCGCTCCATTCGCCCGTATTGCATCTTTCCCCTTCATCCGTGACGCCGATCACCGAGTTTCGTTCCCGCCTGGCCGGCTATCGAGGCATCTCGTTTCTCCATTTGAAGCTGATGGATGCCGAAGGGACAACCATAGATGCAAACACCTACTGGCTGAGTTCCGACGATCATTTTCATGGATTTTCTTCCCTACATCCCACCACATTGCAATGCCGGTTGGTGGGTCATGAACAGCGCCAGGGAAGGGTATTCTGGAAATTTAAACTGGAAAACACGGGCGCTTCCTTAGCCTTTTTCATCCACCTGCGGCTCATCGACACGCGCAATGGGAATGATATTTTACCCACCTACTGGACGGCCAACGACTGCTCGCTGGCCCCCGGTGAAAGTCGCATGCTGAGCGTAAGCACCGACCGGCTTGCCCTGCAGGATGTACCATCCCTGCAGCTACGTGTGGAAGCCTGGAACAGTGCACCCCAACAGATTCCTGTTCTCCGATAA